From a region of the Sesamum indicum cultivar Zhongzhi No. 13 linkage group LG3, S_indicum_v1.0, whole genome shotgun sequence genome:
- the LOC105157562 gene encoding probable 2-oxoglutarate-dependent dioxygenase AOP1 isoform X1: MGSLVNPTLPTIHFSGKNLEPGSTAWMSTSKDVVRALEDYGCFAATYSKFSLGMHKAIFRCSEELFDLPTNVKVQNTSDTPSHGYVGQEPIIPLYEGLGIENATTREGVKKFTNLLWPSGNDRFCETALEYSRLVAELDQVVMRMVSESYGIESSYESLLGATSYLLRIIKYRKPEKGENGLGIVPHTDKSFMTIIHQCQVNGLEIKTKDGDWITVDPSPSSFIVMAGDACMGWTNGRIEPSIHRVIIKGSEERYSLGLFTFIRDLKIQVPEELVDDHHPAQFKPFDHYKFIHFYYTEEGRKSNCPLRAYCGV, encoded by the exons ATGGGTTCTTTGGTAAATCCTACCCTTCCCACAATACACTTTTCTGGGAAAAACTTAGAGCCTGGTTCCACAGCTTGGATGTCCACGAGTAAAGATGTTGTTCGTGCACTCGAAGACTACGGTTGTTTTGCTGCAACTTACAGCAAATTTTCCCTCGGGATGCACAAAGCAATTTTTCGTTGTTCGGAGGAGTTATTTGACCTCCCGACGAATGTAAAAGTCCAAAACACTTCAGACACGCCATCCCATGGATACGTCGGACAAGAGCCGATTATCCCTTTGTATGAAGGTCTAGGGATCGAGAATGCCACAACACGTGAAGGAGTCAAGAAGTTTACCAATCTCTTATGGCCATCTGGAAATGACCGTTTctg TGAGACTGCTTTAGAGTACTCGAGGCTCGTTGCAGAACTGGATCAGGTGGTGATGAGAATGGTGTCAGAGAGCTACGGCATAGAGAGTAGCTACGAGTCGTTGCTTGGGGCAACCTCGTACCTTCTTCGAATCATAAAGTATCGAAAACCAGAGAAAGGTGAAAACGGTTTGGGTATTGTCCCTCACACGGACAAAAGCTTCATGACCATTATTCACCAATGCCAGGTAAACGGCCTGGAGATTAAGACAAAAGATGGTGATTGGATAACCGTCGATCCGTCTCCCTCCTCCTTCATCGTCATGGCGGGTGATGCTTGTATG gGATGGACAAATGGAAGAATAGAACCTTCAATTCACAGGGTCATAATTAAGGGGAGTGAGGAAAGATACTCACTTGGGCTCTTCACATTCATAAGGGATCTCAAGATACAAGTGCCAGAGGAGCTAGTTGATGATCATCATCCTGCACAGTTCAAGCCTTTTGACCACTACAAGTTTATTCACTTTTATTACACTGAGGAGGGCAGGAAATCAAACTGTCCTCTTAGGGCTTATTGTGGAGTTTGA
- the LOC105157562 gene encoding probable 2-oxoglutarate-dependent dioxygenase AOP1 isoform X2, which translates to MGSLVNPTLPTIHFSGKNLEPGSTAWMSTSKDVVRALEDYGCFAATYSKFSLGMHKAIFRCSEELFDLPTNVKVQNTSDTPSHGYVGQEPIIPLYEGLGIENATTREGVKKFTNLLWPSGNDRFCETALEYSRLVAELDQVVMRMVSESYGIESSYESLLGATSYLLRIIKYRKPEKGENGLGIVPHTDKSFMTIIHQCQVNGLEIKTKDGDWITVDPSPSSFIVMAGDAWMDKWKNRTFNSQGHN; encoded by the exons ATGGGTTCTTTGGTAAATCCTACCCTTCCCACAATACACTTTTCTGGGAAAAACTTAGAGCCTGGTTCCACAGCTTGGATGTCCACGAGTAAAGATGTTGTTCGTGCACTCGAAGACTACGGTTGTTTTGCTGCAACTTACAGCAAATTTTCCCTCGGGATGCACAAAGCAATTTTTCGTTGTTCGGAGGAGTTATTTGACCTCCCGACGAATGTAAAAGTCCAAAACACTTCAGACACGCCATCCCATGGATACGTCGGACAAGAGCCGATTATCCCTTTGTATGAAGGTCTAGGGATCGAGAATGCCACAACACGTGAAGGAGTCAAGAAGTTTACCAATCTCTTATGGCCATCTGGAAATGACCGTTTctg TGAGACTGCTTTAGAGTACTCGAGGCTCGTTGCAGAACTGGATCAGGTGGTGATGAGAATGGTGTCAGAGAGCTACGGCATAGAGAGTAGCTACGAGTCGTTGCTTGGGGCAACCTCGTACCTTCTTCGAATCATAAAGTATCGAAAACCAGAGAAAGGTGAAAACGGTTTGGGTATTGTCCCTCACACGGACAAAAGCTTCATGACCATTATTCACCAATGCCAGGTAAACGGCCTGGAGATTAAGACAAAAGATGGTGATTGGATAACCGTCGATCCGTCTCCCTCCTCCTTCATCGTCATGGCGGGTGATGCTT gGATGGACAAATGGAAGAATAGAACCTTCAATTCACAGGGTCATAATTAA